The window tggtttttccagagatttctaaggttatactcaccggttaaaccgacgatggatttgagttagcatcagtgcagttgtccagagagttggtttttcagttgatcagtggacaactacactcactggttaaaccgatgatacgtcggttaatctgcccgagttataacggctagttttccaaatgggcagtttacattcatcggttaaaccgacgatgacttttggaggaccgtcggattaaccggcattgcatacttttctggcagcttttctccaacggctctatccgcgtgagctgcctatatataccactccaatgggtcattttgaagtctcttaacaccaggcaacattcatacactcatactattgttgagagccaccttgagcttcatcttccacacatttgatcattcaatcattcaagaagtaggactaaggacttgagtagagagaagcttgtgtgcatccattcttggtgatcggttcttgctcaagtgaaggctctagcttgttactcttggtgattggcagcacctaggcgatcttggtgattgaggtgtttcttccggagcttgccaagttgattgtgggagcccgaagaagtttgtacgtggcttgagctccaccacgccgggatggtgaacggagactcttagtgagcgccctcgtctcggtgacttgggaggtgacaagactcttagtgagtgtcacaacgtggattaggggtgtgtgccaacacatcgacaccacgggaaaaatccggttgtctcttgcccactctttactttcaagcacttactttcatgcaattattcatgtgcttgaccttagagatcataacttagctctagcttgcttagtttcataccTTATTATATCCTttgtagcttgtgtagtttgcttggttagccggttggtgaattgagccttactagtattgcataggttaaggttgctttactttgttttagaaatttgaaaaatgccCAAttccccccctcttggtccatcgatccttacagcggTAGACCCAACAATCTACGCAGCAACCTACACCGCCTCAACCGGCACCTCGCCGATGGAACAggtgaagacccccctcggtcagagagtctacaaagcgatgaagcgtatctggcaagagattcacaaagcactgttaatgtctttttcgtggtatactatacatcctcgttgggcccacctgtcggggtccaacacctgtgtacgcgcctcccttgcgctataaaagggagacgcctgTTAGAGAAGAAGAGGGGGTCCAAGAAAAGACttggaggcagaggatagactcatccacagacgcaagagcaatacaactctcagtggacgtagggtattacgctccggcggcccgaaccactctaaattctCGAGTGTTCTTCTGTTCTTGCTTCATGAGAAGATCTGAGTAATCGCTTGCACTTCTCTAagtaaccaccctctgggattaggcgggtgcactacgccacctgGCTGTGGCCCTCTTTCTAGAGCCACAACTGTAATCATCACTCATCATTGCTTCGTTCCATGTCCATGCTCAGTTGCTCACCTTTGTTTTTTCAGAGCTCCAGTGCTCTGCCTCTACCTGCAGGCCGCAGCCACAGCCAGCAGGCCGCCTCCCTCTGCTCGCAGCTAGGCTGCCCGTCGCCGATGTTGGGCGCTTCGCGCTGGCCCCTAGCCGCCGTTCCGGTGCGCGGGGCGCGCTAGGccaccggcggcgctgcgccaaGCACCGCCGTTGGGCACTCCGCGCTGGGCGCAAGGCGCTAGCCCCTGGCCCCTGCCCTGCCGGTCGCTGGCGCTGGCCCCTGCCCGGCAGCCATGCCGGCGCGCGCgctaggccgccgccgctgtccctGCCGGTGCTGGATACCGGAGTGCTGTGCCGCCACCCACCGCTGCCGCACCGTCGCCGCTGGACGGACGGGGGCTGCTGCTAGGATTACCAGgtaatggagggagtagtcgactgaggggttttttttttggagaaacgGCTGGGCTGAGGTGGGAGTGGGAGGGGACCGGGGGATGAGTTTGGCCGGCCTACAAGTGTTGGACAGTGGTCTAATGGAGGCCAAGTTGTGAAGGAGATCTGAAAAACCTATTTTAGATTGTATTTTTGCATATTatgatacatatacatatacatactatatactatatatacaattttttgccaaaaattttAGGTATTCAAGAGAATACCATGAATACACATGGGGCCCGCCCCTGTTCTTGGAGGCGTCGTTTTCAGAGACCCGTCTCGGCCTGCGGTATTGCTGGTGTCGCCATGGTCGTGGGTAAATGGTGCGGCAAGGCTACCGGTGCAGGTGGTTAGCTCGAAATCGGTTGCCGAGCCCTCGTGGCGGCGACCAAAATTTTGCCGACGGACAGGGGTCTTCGCTTGGGTGTCGTTTCTGGTTGCTTGCAGCGGACCGCGGCGGCTAGCGTTGCTTGGCAGTTGCCAGTTCGGTGTGGGACTGCGTCGAAGAACTGTGCTCGCAGCAACGACACCACGAGAAGATTGGGTTTGCAGCGGACTGCGGTTGGTTGCTCTGCCTCGCTTGGCGACTTCGGTGTGGTACCTCGTCGAAAGATGGCGAGAACGACAACTTGGTTTAATGGCTTGATGGCAGATGCTGTATGCGCAGGTGGTGCAACGAGCTGCCGCCATCTGGTGGACGCGACTCTTGTTTCTGATGGGAAACTTGGAAACGGGGCAACACAATTATTCACCCCGGCAACGACTTTGTAGACGGATATGCGACTCGGAGTGCTGAGGCGGGTGTGGCGGGGGCCCCGCATGAGGCGAGGTGACAAATGAGGTGGAGTCCAACGGCGGATGTGGAGAGGACCCCGTGCGTTGTGTGTCATGGTGGCGACTGCGAGACATCCTATGTCTAGTCTGGATCCGGTAGTTTCACCCTATCGGATGGTGTGGTGTTGCAGCGGCACTACGACGGTGGGTGTCAGTGTCCTGACCCGACGGTCCGGCATCAACTAGTACGATGCTGCGTGATCCCTCACTccggatggttgatgcaagaggtaataCAGGGACGCACGAGTTTATCCTGGTGTGCGaatgcactgtactatcttgcaccgggggtgcctgtagtagggggtacaagcgaggcgagagagggagggaagctcccaagtctctgctaggtgattgaggcaagtgccaatatcgtgcTCCGGGGAGCaggcgtgtgtgtgtgtgctgagggcgagggaggaagaagaagagggagatgatgatgatagaGTCtgcccctccttttatagacacaaggaggggcggagtacatgTACGGGAGGGGATGAAGTCACCGTtcctccccgaatcgggggcgcACAGTAGTCAACTACtttagaaagtacactgtggggctcTGGAGatcatggcgccgggcgtgcgGTTGTCCTAGGCGGCGTCCTGACctggcggagatcgcgccggcgtcgctGTGGCTCCTGCGGGCGTCGTGGCGTCTCCTGTAGAGGGTACCGTCCTCTGTGCGCGACGTGGCGGCGTCTCGAGGGTCTTGCAAGCGGGAGTCTTGCTCCGGTCAAGGCCCGGGCCGTGTTCgagggttgcgcccatgccgACCAAGGGTTCCTCGGCGGGGAAAGTACGAGGGAAGTACGGGGAGTTAGCGGCACAGTGGTAATAACACTGCCGAGCACGTCGGGACtgggcgtcgcaggttcccacagtgtcgtcacagcgtcagggatggcggagcagtgactggagttggcggatgggatccCGGTCACAGCCGCTGTGCGGAGTGGTggtctgacgccgtctgacccgggtgTTGCGGTGGAgttgttggcatttaatgcctccgtacagcGGGAGGGTGAGCAGACGGGTCACCAGTTCCTTCTGCCGAGGggtagcctcgagcgaggcataATTGGTCCTCTCtcccgagggtaggttcgctaccctcgagcaaggcggagttGGTTTGCTACCctgagggtaggttcgctaccctcaagTGAAGCGGAGGTGCGGGGTGTTGTCGAGGGCCTCGGCATGGagacctcgagcgaggcggagattgctccgcgggttcgagggggtgcgaatgggctgTACTGTAGAGCCAGGCCGTGGGCCGAGGGCGAAGTAGgcctctttgagtcctttccttctGGTCGGGAGGAgactgtaggccttcgtgggcccggtcgCTTGTCACGTGTTTTGCGTTTTAAGGGTGATCTAGTcccctggttagggtgcccctaatcatgctACCCGACAGTGGGTCACGTATGACAGTTGCCTTCTTCGGTGCAGTGCggtctattttttttttgtttccctaTCAACGCAAGGCCGTACCTGACGGTGGCTACAAGAGATGGAGAAGGTGGTCGCCGCATCCCAGTGGAGTGGTATGTAGTAGTGGGGTGGAGTTATCTCGTCCGTGTCGACGCCCCAATCCGACCAAGCATTGTTGTCTCTTGGAGAAATGTTGTGTGGCTTGCGTTGACGTCCCAATCCAATCCGTCAGCGTTGTTGTcgtgtgttttttttctttttcctggttATGGCCTTCTAGGGCTAtttccttgtttttttttcttctatatCAATAAAGACGCACTCGTCAAGTgtcgttcgttcaaaaaaatataaataattcgTAGTTTCTACTGCTAGCTCCATGCACAAATAAGCAAAGAGCGCCACTCGAATAATGGAATTCTTTGCTCCACTTTTTCATGCTAGCTACTCCATGATCTAACCAAAGGAATGAGACCTCAACATTGCAGAATATGATGAAATTCATTAATTTAATGCATGGGGTGTCTAAAGGTTCTTTGAACATCATCAGCCTTTCATCCCACCAGATGATCCTGTTGTGGCACCAATAAGAGAACATGCTCACTACACACAATGTGAACACagtttcctttcaaaaaaaaaagaatgtgaACACAGTGGCCTTAGAACTGGAACGGTGACGATATCCAGAAAAATCCTAACAAATGATATATGGAACAAGTAACCAGTGAACGAAATAAAAGAGTAAACTTGCTCACTCAGTACGCAATAATACCCCTACGAAAAACGTGTTTCCAGATTAATTTCCCAAAAGATAGATAGCACAAGCGATATACATAGAGCGCCTAAACAGCACAGTGAGAGAGCTGCAAAAAAATCACGTGCACGTTGTGATGAACTCGCTGAGCCCATGGTCCGGCGGGTGATGAAAATGACGCACGATGGGCCAGGCCACACCAGGAACGCGAAACGGGTTCATTAAAATGACGTAGAAGCATATGTTCTCAGCCCGTATCACCATCGTAACTGCTCCAGGAACACAGAGTTCCCTGAGCGCTGCTTTACCCCATCGAGACGGCGGCTAATCTCAGCAGTGAAGCAGAAACAAGGCACACAGATCATATATAATTCACAGGGGGCAAAGCGCAAGCACCGAATATACACATCCACAGTCCGAGCATCATATTATAAGTTCGCATGTCTCGGTAACAGATAGAAGGCATCACAGCCAATCCTTACAAGCAGTTCACCTGGCAGGGTAACTGCTTTCCTGAGGCGCTCAGCGCAAGTCATCGACACGACACCAGACACTACACGCACACGCACGACCAATATAAAGACGTCGCATAAACATCAACGGTTCTAAGGTAAGCAAGCTCTGAGACGTGATAGTGCTGCACGCACCGGAGTGGTGCACTGGTGCAGGCGTGCAATAGCCTCATTATTTACATGTAGATCATAGATAATTATGTGCACAGCACAGGCACACGATCTTCACTTGTCCTTCTTCTCCCTGGCGATGAGGTCCATCACAGCTCGCTTGATGCTTCCCCCGTTCTTCGCGAGCAGCTCCTTGTTCATCTCGGTATCGTCAAAACCCTGAAAAGCACCCAAGTTCAGAAGCATGACACAGTAGTTCTATGGGAACCATACAGAATTGACGCAGAGGCACATCTTACCATCTCCTCCAGCTCTGCAAGGAGTGGATCCCATTCGTTGACGCCACACAGATCATCAACAGACTGCTCCAGGTTGTAATTGTTCTGCCTAAGGATTTCCTTGTTCAGATCAATCTGCCTAAAGCCCATTTCCTCCAGCTCCCTCAGCAGCTTCTCTTCATTGTGATCATCTATGTCAAAAGGCTCAGGTGCTGTAGCACTAGCAACAGTTGGAGGCACAGGCATAGAAGCAGGGCCAGATACAGATGCAGATGCAGGTGCATGAGGAGGTGCAGAAATAGGCACAGCTGAAGGTATGATAGGCACATTAACAGGTGGTGAAGGTACAGCAGGCACAACAAGCTCAGGTGCAGGCATACTAACAGAAGGCACAAAAGCAGCTGTAGTTGCACTGGACATGGCAACATCAATAGTAGGGTTTGCTGGAGCTGCTGCAGGCATAGAGGTAACAACAGGAGCAGGCTGAGATTTCTTAGGCTCTGGAACATCGATCGGATAGAAGTGAAACTCTTTAGTGCGTTTGGCATGTGCACTAAGGGTCGTCTCAGCAGGCTCAACGTTCACATCAATTAAATTAGAGGTGTTTGTAATATTGCTTTCTGGAGGCAGATTCAGATTAATAGCTGCATTCCTGTTGTTGTCATTAGCAAAGGAAGGATCTTCCACCTACAGATGCAGTTACAGTTCAGAATTTAAGGTCAGAAAGGAAATTACTGAGAGTAAACATCTATATTTGAGGCAGCTTAGGTAAGGTAGCAACCTGGATGTGAACCCAAACTCGTTGACCAAATTTCTGACCAGAAGGTGATGCCAACCTCCAGTAAGCTATGTACCTCCCAGGCCTTGTAGGTGCCACAAAATCAACAGCGACATCAATCTCCTTATCCAATGGAAACCCATTGACCGGAATCTGCACAATACAAAAGCTCATAACTAAGAACTCACACATTTCTAGACTAATTTGCAATTCAAAACAGCAAGCAGAAATTTGGTCGAAATTTGAATATATATAGCTACCTCTAATGGAACAGAGGTCTGCAATGCAAACTGATCTCCACCAACCCAGACAAGCTGTGTGCCCAATGGCCACACAATAGACCCATTGTTATGCATGCGCCAAATCTTCATGAATGGGGTAGAAGGTGCCATCAGTGTTCCATCCAGGACAGTTACATCCAAAATGAAGCGACTATCGAGTTTCTCCCGTTTTGACTTCATGACAACCCGTGGGTGATGCACCTTTCGGTactgaaggaaaaaaaacaggTTTGCAAATCAACTATTCTGCCAAGCAACTTTatcatacaaaagaataatCATCCAAAATGAGGTACTCACCGCATGAGGATCTCTCAGTAACCTGTGGGGTAAAATAGGCTTGTCTATTTTGGTGTACTCCATTTCATTTCCCATGCGATGGAAACAGGAATCACACAAATCATAGTCTTCTTTCCTGCGGGGCGAACAAGGAAGATATCAGATCTAACACCATAAAATACAACCAAGAAAACATTGAAGTATAAACTTATTCAAGGCCTTACACATTAGATTTGTAGCGTGGACCGACAATTGGTTGCACTCCACAACCATCACACTGAATCCATCTATGGAGACTACGTGGCGCTGAGTTCTCCATATTACCAGACACATCTCCATATGGATGCCCAGAAGACAAGAGGCGGCCTGGATAAGGAAAATGTGGAGAAGGTCCATAGCCTGGGGGTGCTTGAGGCACTGCTGCAGGTGATGCATAGGGTACTTTATACATTGGGATGCGCCATCTGGAATCACTAGTGACTTTTGCATTATCTGCAGATTGCCACTGGAGTGGTTGGCTTCTCCGTGCGCAGAACCATTCAGGAACACAAggagggggcggaggcggagcatgAATGGGAGCAGAGGACATAACAGATTTGCCCTTACTTTGAGCATCAATCTTCCCTCTGCAAACAGATTTTTCAACTGAATTGCTGGGGAACAGCAACTCCTCAACAGATGGGTACATTGATGGTTGTTGACCTTGAGAAGCCCCAGCACtaggagcagcaggagcaggagcttcCTCTAACACACTCCTAAGACCCAAACATGCCTTAGCTTTGGGTTCATCTTTGTTGGCAGGAGCCTGCGTCTCTGTCACACCACTAGAAGAGCTGGATGACCCATCAGCATGTGCATCAGATGCTCCATTGCCACTATTACTTGGTGCCATCATTTGCACAAAAGGTTTCATCAGCTCAGCTAATGGTGGTGGTGCCGCATCAAGTACTTCATGAGAGAGTTTTGCAAGAGCATCAGGAATTGGCTCTGGGATAGACTTGAAAGCTTCACCAATAGCTGATTTTATATGTGCCAAGCTTTCTTCCTGAGCAGGCTTCAAACCTTCAATAGCTGAGATAATTTGGGACAGTGGATCCTGAGGAGTGGACTTCGTAGGTGTAGTAGAATTTTTCTCCTTTTGTTCAGTTGGTTGACTTTTCTTTAGTTGAACAGTAATCCTCAGAGGGTTTAGTTTCTGACGCAGAGCTGCATCGCTcaggtcatcatcatcatctagcaTTACAGCATCACCATCCTCATCGATGTAAGTCAGAATGAAGTCGGCATCTGGAGCAAACTTAAAGGCAGTGGCTATCTTTGCCCGTAGAGCAGATAAATTCATGTCGAAATGAGCTCCATTGACACAACCATAAAACCTCTTAAGTGTGTCACCATATTTGACCTGAAATGTATCAAAGAAAATCTGATAAGTTACAACTAAAAAACACACTCACATAGGCAGGACTAACAGATAGAATATCAAATCAAAACAGCGATATGAGAATAGCCTATGCAAGAATATAAATCACAAGTTGGGCCGTTGGGGACATGAAGCTCGATCTGTTGAGACATAAGCTTCTAGGAGCAAAAATTTAGAAGATTTGCGATGTTTCAAAATAATAAAAAGGACATTAGCTAAACAAACTGGATAAACGTTGTGGAAGTGCCATAGAAGAGTATGGAAAGAAAGGACGGCTCAACAAAATTGAAATGGTGGAATTGTTTAGTTGAAACGAAGTGATCTAATGGAAGAAACATGTTACACCTTACTGTAACCTCATGATGCTATAGTCAATGTGTAAGGCTATTCAATCTTATTATTTCAACctattccaaaaaaaatacatGTATCAACCTTTTCATTAGGTCCTCCAATCCAAGATCATAATGACAAACTCAAACTAAAGCAAGGAAGCAAGCAATAGGCATAGCTGCTTAGTACTGACAACCGACAGAATCTATCTTCTATTCTGACTAAAACACTTATCCTTTATCCTGGTTCAATCCGAGAACTGACATGGAGCACTATACAATGATATACCCCGAAGGCACTACGAATTGTGTGGGGGATTCTCTATACATCATGTTCTAAACACATCTAATTTCATCAGAAAGTAAACAAATCTCAATCTGAATAATACACAATACAGAACTATAACTAACGTGCCCaaaaagtataattgtacagtggATAAAGAATTTGAATCTCAATCTGAATATAAAGCGAGGAACCGTCAATAACACTATAAAAGTAAGATTAAAATATCACACAACACCAAGTAGGGCCCAGATTTCATCAGGAGATTACCCTCAACGACACAGGCAAACATAGTACCGTCTTGACTATCATTTACTATCAGGCAACGCTACCGACAGATAAATCGCTATCCAAAGCCGTTTTTTATAATAAGCACGCACAAAGAAAGTCAATCTCCATAGTCCATGGCCTCACACCACAAAAGCATCTTCACTGAAACTCCGTAGCCTACCAAAAAAATTGTTccttgagaagaaaaaaatctaCACTAACAAAACAAAccgcaaaaccctagccaccatcGGGGTTTCCATCGATCAAACCCCCAATCTCCAAGGGCCGATCGACGATTCAACACGGAAACCCCCGACCTCCGGCCCTCCCCACAAAGATCAAACCGAACCCATGAACAAATGCgttggtctttttttttttgataaacaaGGCGGTGGTTCCCTACACCTCCCGGCGCAACCGTGACCCCTAAATCCCGCAGAACCCAAGCGCGAGACCACAGATTTTCGGCCGGGTGCCTCACCTTGAACGTGACGTCCCACGCATCGGCCTGCGGGCCGAAGGGGAAGAACGTCGGCGCGACCGGCGAGCTCCGGTCCGACATCGCGTCAGGGGGAAACCCCCGCGGGGAGGACGAAGCGGCGGGCGATCGGGCCGAACCCTAGCGGGGTCAGTCGGGCGATCGATTCGGGGCGAACCCTCGAAGCAAccggagagaggggagggagagggaacgGGTGGGCGGGCTGCGTAGCCGTGAGCCGCAGCggcgggggtggtggtggtggtggtgcggggAGCGTGTCGATGCGGCCAAGGCCCGGACTCCGGAGCCCCTCTTATCACGCCTCGCTCGTTTGCTTCCAAGCGAAGGGAAAGCTCTCTAGGGGGCGCCGTTGGGGGGACTTAGTGCCGGGCCCCACGCGTCAGCGAGCGAGCCTCCGGTCGCTTTCCCTGGGTCGAGGGGCCTGTCCGTAAATTTCGAATCCGCCGGGGGGCTATTCAGCTCGCGTGTCCTGGTGGGACCCATGCATGGGGTATAAATGTCAGTGAAGGTGTATGGATAAGGTTCTGGAATTAAAAATTGCGGCTGGATCCTGCCATCTTCTTTGGGCGCAAGTCGGGATCTCCTGGCCTGGTGCCTGGTGGACTCCGCGTGCTACCGACGAGACACTGGCAGGTGGGTCCCGTTGGATTTTGTCGCTGTCGCCGTGCCGGTGAGGAGACAGGGCGAACAGTCGAAGCATTTATTTGGCGTGACTGGACGAGGCGTGTCAGGGTCAGAGTGAGGGAGCTCTTCTTGCCGTGCAAGATGGGTGTTCCGCTGGATGCTCGGGCTAAGCAATTGACCGCCATTTAACTTGACACGCGATCAGTTAATCCGCCGTTTCCTTCTCCCTCCCCATCTGCTCCGCACGGCCTCGGGCCTTGCTGCCGCTTGCCGCACCACCTTGTCCGCGCGGCGCCTCCCCGGCGGCCCGGCTGGCGGTCGCAGCCTATCCAACCGCTTCCCGCCTCGCCCAGCCCCTCCGGTCCTCGTGTGGAGTGTGGACTGCTGGATCGCGGAGTCCTCTCGGTGTACTGagcgccccgccggcggcgtccgCAACCTCATCCCCGCGTCGGCGTGAGGACCGGTCCCGGATTCCTGCCGCTTGGAGACTCCATCGATCCATCGACATCTCGCTTGGCTCCCACGCGGGCAAGGCTCGCAACCATCGGTCGGCACCCCTCGCATCGTTCGCTCGCAGCGGACAACAGAGCAGGAGTCAGGAATCCATCATCCGCTGCTGCCATCACCTTCAGTGCTCCCTTCGTCCGCCACAAGAACATCTTCTGGCCTCCATTAACcaaatagcttccaatcaagcCGTGTGCATTCTTGCCTGTGGAGCCGAGACACCATGTGCCCCATTCTCCAATGGGGTGTGTTGCGTGCTAGGCTTATTCTATGTTTAAATGGCTGTGCTTATAGTCTTATTATAGTATAACAATATTAGTGTTTTTCCGTTTGAGAACTACTTTATTGGGCTAAATGCTCTTTGTACATTTTGTGGCCCCCGGATTTCAAGTTATGTGGCTTTCCATTATATCAATTGAACAAAAAATTCATATGAGCATTCTATGAATACAAAAATATGTTCAATATTTTTAAATTACGACATGCGTGCCGCACGTACATTTTACTAGTAAAGAGAAAATAAAGTAATTTTCCTATAAATTTTTTCAAACAGGTATGAACTAGTATGAAGAAGGTTGGTATTTTACAAAATATAAGATGGCTAAACGAACGGCATGGCCCGGCACGGCCCAGGTCCTGATCAGGCCCCTCCGGCTAAGGAGACGGTCCTGGCCTCAACAAGGATGTTTGCGGCCCGCGCTCTGCAATAGTGGGCCACAATGTCAACCACACAACCTGCTGGAGCCTGGAACCCGGGGAACCCTCGCGCAGCCCCCCTCGCGTCCCCATGGAGCCTCCGCATGAgtccgccgccggtggccgcaagcgacgccggcgaggtggcgaccgGAACCGCTGGAAGCCCTCTTCGTCCTCGCAACAAGAACCTCCGCCAGCGGCGGCACCCGCACCGCTGTCCTCCCCTCCGGCAAAGCGGCGGCGCAAGGACGGCACCGGCCAGGCCGCGGCCGCACCCAAGCGAGGCAACACCTCGAGCCTACTCGAAAAGGTAACTATATTACTTGGGTTAAAGGTTCCTAGGATTTTTATGGCTCGAGGAAGTATTCAGTAGCGGAGTGGGAAGTGGAGGCTTCGTGGGATGCAGTTGCAACTTTGTTGAGCTGCTGGAATGCGTACTGGCTGGAAAAATCGATGCTAATGCGAATATTTACAATCGGTTGTGCTCATTGGGATGTTCGATGCATGGTGTTCGTTTAGGACGAGCAATTCTTGGTAATCTTTTTGTGTATCTAATTATATAAGAGgctgcagaaaaaaaaacatgactaAATTAGGGTCCGCCTCCATATGCCTCTGTGCTTTGTTGCGTCTTCTGTATTGCTCCAATTCGCACAACATTTCACATTTGGTGTAGAGTTTTTGCTACCTGACAAATCTAACTAATTTTGTGAAGTAGGAGTTGTTAACGATGGCTTGATATATGACCTCATGGGGTTTACCTTCTGTTTCTTTCTTTGCTCCTTTTATGCGAACAAATTAATTGATTTGTTGTTTGTTGACATTTTAGATGCGTGCAAGGTTATCTGGTGGCCATTTCAGAATGCTAAACGAGAAGCTCTACACTTGCAGGTTCACATTATACACACCACACCTCTGTTTGGTAGATGTGTTGGCTCGCTTAAATGCTATATACTTTCTGTGATTGCATAAAAATTTAAGACAATTGTTAATCCTAAGAATTTGCATTTTAAAGATACTTACATGGTTTTATGTCTCACTAGCTCCTACTCTCTGTACAAATGCTGATAATTATAATTCATTGTAGTGATGGAGGCTATGTAGACTATAATTGCCCTTGATATTTTCCCTGTTTGCTGTGCCTTGGATTTACTGTTAACAATTCTCTCATATGAATTTGTATGCCTGGTTGCATTGTCATCAATGCAGCATACTTTCTGAATACTAAAAGGGCCTTTAAGTCTTGGGATTCATAGATAGCAGAGGTCTTTTTTTGCATGTTTAACATTTTCGCACATGTATTGCTTATCTTTCCAGTGGGCAGGATGCGTTTGACTACTTCAAAAATGACCCTACTCTTTTTGATGTGGTAAGTTGTTTTTCATCCCTGTTTTACTACTGGCATCTTCTAATACTAAAAGGGAAATTCCATTTTGCCATCACATTATTTCTAGCTAACAAAAATTTGGGCATTGCGCGGATGTGCATAATTTATTTCCTGAAAATCGCAA is drawn from Panicum virgatum strain AP13 chromosome 1N, P.virgatum_v5, whole genome shotgun sequence and contains these coding sequences:
- the LOC120656283 gene encoding protein NBR1 homolog, producing the protein MSDRSSPVAPTFFPFGPQADAWDVTFKVKYGDTLKRFYGCVNGAHFDMNLSALRAKIATAFKFAPDADFILTYIDEDGDAVMLDDDDDLSDAALRQKLNPLRITVQLKKSQPTEQKEKNSTTPTKSTPQDPLSQIISAIEGLKPAQEESLAHIKSAIGEAFKSIPEPIPDALAKLSHEVLDAAPPPLAELMKPFVQMMAPSNSGNGASDAHADGSSSSSSGVTETQAPANKDEPKAKACLGLRSVLEEAPAPAAPSAGASQGQQPSMYPSVEELLFPSNSVEKSVCRGKIDAQSKGKSVMSSAPIHAPPPPPPCVPEWFCARRSQPLQWQSADNAKVTSDSRWRIPMYKVPYASPAAVPQAPPGYGPSPHFPYPGRLLSSGHPYGDVSGNMENSAPRSLHRWIQCDGCGVQPIVGPRYKSNVKEDYDLCDSCFHRMGNEMEYTKIDKPILPHRLLRDPHAYRKVHHPRVVMKSKREKLDSRFILDVTVLDGTLMAPSTPFMKIWRMHNNGSIVWPLGTQLVWVGGDQFALQTSVPLEIPVNGFPLDKEIDVAVDFVAPTRPGRYIAYWRLASPSGQKFGQRVWVHIQVEDPSFANDNNRNAAINLNLPPESNITNTSNLIDVNVEPAETTLSAHAKRTKEFHFYPIDVPEPKKSQPAPVVTSMPAAAPANPTIDVAMSSATTAAFVPSVSMPAPELVVPAVPSPPVNVPIIPSAVPISAPPHAPASASVSGPASMPVPPTVASATAPEPFDIDDHNEEKLLRELEEMGFRQIDLNKEILRQNNYNLEQSVDDLCGVNEWDPLLAELEEMGFDDTEMNKELLAKNGGSIKRAVMDLIAREKKDK